The following are encoded in a window of Methanobrevibacter sp. V74 genomic DNA:
- a CDS encoding CoB--CoM heterodisulfide reductase iron-sulfur subunit A family protein, with product MAEEKRDNNEELRIGVYVCHCGVNIGGVVDCPDVAEYARTLPDVVYATDYKYMCSDPGQAMIQEDIKEKNLNRIVVAACSPRLHEPTFRRCVEEAGLNKFLFEFANLREQDSWVHMSQPEEATAKAKDLTRMAVAKARLLEPLEATKVAVDNKALVIGGGVCGIQTALDLGDMGFKTYMVERNPTIGGRMGQLDKTFPTLDCSMCILAPKMVDCAKHENIELISYAEVKEVDGYIGNFKVTVEKKPRYVNEDLCTGCGACVEACPIEIPNYYDEGVGMVKAAYIPFPQAVPLCATIDKDYCIDCNLCVQACGPEAIDHNQKASTIELEVGTIIAAIGYDPFDPSGIYQYGYGRFSNVITAMEIERMINASGPTGGHVIKPSDGIEPKRVAFIHCVGSRDEQIGKPYCSRVCCMYSMKNAQLCIDHEPDTEVTCYYMDIRAFGKGYEEFYKTSQEKYGIEFVRGKPAQIIENDDLTLTIRAEDTLLGKVTEYTYDLVVLSVGLEHSEGSDDLRQTLGVSKSADGFYMEAHPKLRPVDTLTDGVYIAGVAQGPKDIPDSVAQGSAAASRAAIPMAQGEVEIEPIIASNDETICGACQVCVELCPYGAIAIATGVGGKEFAQINSALCKGCGTCVGACPSGAMNQQHFKTEQIMAQISAALEDLGK from the coding sequence ATGGCAGAAGAAAAAAGAGATAATAATGAAGAATTAAGGATAGGTGTTTACGTCTGTCACTGTGGTGTGAACATTGGGGGAGTAGTCGACTGTCCTGATGTTGCTGAATACGCTAGAACTTTACCTGACGTAGTATATGCAACTGACTACAAATATATGTGTTCCGACCCAGGTCAAGCAATGATTCAAGAGGACATCAAAGAGAAAAACTTAAACAGAATTGTTGTTGCAGCATGTTCTCCTCGTCTTCACGAACCTACTTTCCGTAGATGTGTAGAAGAAGCAGGATTAAACAAATTCTTATTTGAATTTGCTAACTTAAGAGAACAAGACTCTTGGGTACACATGAGTCAGCCTGAAGAGGCAACTGCTAAAGCTAAAGATTTAACTCGTATGGCTGTTGCTAAAGCTAGATTACTCGAACCATTAGAAGCTACTAAAGTTGCAGTAGATAATAAAGCATTAGTTATCGGTGGTGGAGTGTGCGGTATTCAAACTGCATTAGATTTAGGTGACATGGGATTCAAAACCTATATGGTAGAAAGAAACCCAACCATTGGTGGAAGAATGGGACAATTAGATAAAACATTCCCTACTCTTGACTGTTCAATGTGTATTTTAGCACCTAAAATGGTAGACTGTGCAAAACATGAAAACATCGAATTAATTTCTTACGCAGAAGTTAAAGAGGTTGATGGATACATCGGAAACTTCAAAGTAACTGTTGAGAAAAAACCTAGATATGTAAATGAAGATTTATGTACCGGATGTGGAGCTTGTGTAGAAGCTTGCCCTATCGAAATACCTAACTACTACGATGAAGGTGTAGGTATGGTAAAAGCTGCTTACATTCCATTCCCTCAAGCTGTACCATTATGTGCAACTATTGATAAAGATTACTGTATCGACTGTAATTTATGTGTGCAAGCTTGCGGACCTGAAGCAATCGATCACAACCAAAAAGCATCTACTATTGAATTAGAAGTGGGTACTATTATTGCTGCTATCGGTTACGATCCATTTGATCCTTCTGGAATTTATCAATACGGATACGGACGTTTTTCCAACGTTATTACTGCAATGGAAATTGAAAGAATGATTAATGCATCTGGTCCTACTGGAGGACATGTTATCAAACCTTCCGATGGTATTGAACCTAAACGTGTAGCATTTATCCACTGTGTTGGTTCCAGAGATGAACAAATTGGTAAACCATACTGTTCAAGAGTGTGCTGTATGTACTCCATGAAAAACGCTCAATTATGTATTGATCACGAACCTGATACTGAAGTAACTTGTTACTACATGGATATCCGTGCATTCGGTAAAGGTTACGAAGAGTTCTACAAAACATCTCAAGAAAAATATGGTATTGAATTTGTCAGAGGTAAACCTGCACAAATAATCGAAAATGACGATTTAACCTTAACTATAAGAGCAGAAGATACTTTACTTGGTAAGGTAACTGAATACACTTACGATTTAGTTGTATTAAGTGTAGGTCTCGAACACTCCGAAGGATCTGACGATCTCAGACAAACTTTGGGTGTTTCCAAATCAGCAGACGGATTCTATATGGAAGCTCACCCTAAACTTAGACCTGTTGACACTTTAACAGACGGTGTTTACATTGCTGGTGTAGCTCAAGGTCCTAAAGATATTCCTGACTCCGTAGCTCAAGGTTCTGCTGCAGCATCCAGAGCAGCAATCCCAATGGCTCAAGGAGAAGTGGAAATCGAACCTATTATTGCATCTAACGATGAAACTATTTGTGGTGCTTGTCAAGTATGTGTTGAATTATGCCCATACGGTGCTATTGCTATCGCAACCGGTGTAGGTGGTAAAGAATTTGCACAAATTAACTCCGCATTATGTAAAGGATGTGGTACTTGTGTAGGTGCTTGTCCATCTGGTGCAATGAACCAACAACACTTCAAAACCGAGCAAATCATGGCACAAATCAGTGCTGCTCTTGAAGACTTAGGTAAATAG
- a CDS encoding AEC family transporter — protein sequence MNTIEVTILSIIIMIGLGYFLKRIDFLSEKDIDPFNKVVMYILLPCMIFHALYTADISALSKLGVLPFVILASSFATGIVSYFILKRLKLDDIKLWSVLVTVMIANTAFMGYPVTLGIYGQEGFLRAIFCDIATLIIFLMLSFVLILKFGGTVKAAVKKITFFPPLWAVILGLGFNLLNISLGPVIDNTTNYLGQGAIPLIMIALGLSIDFSAISRSKSMIAFTSVIKLAFFPLVAFVIASQISLVDLQYNVSIVEAAMPSGMMSLLLAITYKLDYELTSDCILINTVISLITLPIIIMLI from the coding sequence ATGAATACAATTGAAGTAACAATTTTATCAATCATTATAATGATTGGTCTTGGATATTTCCTTAAACGAATCGATTTTTTAAGTGAAAAAGACATTGATCCATTTAATAAAGTGGTAATGTATATTTTATTGCCTTGCATGATATTTCATGCATTGTATACTGCCGATATATCTGCACTTTCAAAATTAGGTGTTTTGCCATTTGTTATTTTAGCATCTTCATTTGCCACAGGAATAGTTTCATATTTCATTTTAAAACGATTAAAATTAGATGATATCAAATTATGGAGTGTTTTAGTAACTGTAATGATAGCTAATACTGCATTTATGGGTTATCCTGTTACTTTAGGAATTTATGGTCAGGAAGGTTTTTTAAGAGCAATATTTTGTGATATCGCTACTTTAATTATATTTTTAATGCTGTCTTTTGTTTTAATCTTAAAATTTGGAGGAACTGTTAAGGCTGCTGTTAAAAAAATAACATTTTTTCCACCTCTTTGGGCTGTAATTTTAGGTTTAGGATTTAATTTATTAAATATCTCTCTGGGGCCGGTTATTGATAATACTACTAATTATTTAGGTCAGGGGGCAATTCCTTTAATCATGATTGCTTTAGGTTTATCAATTGATTTTTCAGCAATTTCTAGATCTAAATCAATGATTGCTTTCACATCAGTTATTAAATTGGCATTTTTCCCATTAGTTGCATTTGTTATTGCCTCTCAAATCTCTTTAGTTGACTTACAGTATAATGTTTCTATTGTTGAAGCGGCCATGCCATCTGGAATGATGTCTTTGTTGCTTGCAATAACATATAAATTAGATTATGAATTAACTTCAGACTGCATATTGATCAACACTGTAATCTCTTTGATTACACTTCCGATAATAATCATGTTAATTTAG
- the radA gene encoding DNA repair and recombination protein RadA — protein sequence MVELSDLPGVGEKTAEKLKDAGFADMMRLATATPKELSVKAEIGEGVAEKVIEAARRAENITFETALEVDERRKDVGHITVGSQEFNDLIGGGIETQSITEVFGEFGSGKSQISHELAVTVQLPEELGGLDGECVFVDTENTFRPERVRQIAEGFELDTEEVLSRIHVARAFNSAHQILMVDKINELIQSGANVKLVIVDSLMAHFRAEYVGRESLAVRQQKLNQHLHSLQQIANTYNVAIFLTNQVQAKPDSFFGSPTKAIGGHVLGHASTYRIWLKKGLAGKRIARLVDSPHLPEGECVFKITSEGIVS from the coding sequence ATGGTCGAATTAAGTGATTTACCAGGTGTTGGTGAAAAAACAGCAGAAAAATTAAAAGATGCAGGTTTTGCTGATATGATGAGATTAGCTACCGCTACTCCAAAAGAATTATCAGTAAAAGCAGAAATTGGTGAAGGCGTTGCAGAAAAAGTTATTGAAGCAGCACGCAGAGCTGAAAATATTACTTTTGAAACCGCATTAGAAGTAGATGAAAGAAGAAAAGATGTAGGACACATCACTGTTGGAAGCCAGGAATTCAATGATTTAATTGGTGGGGGAATTGAAACCCAATCCATCACCGAAGTATTCGGAGAATTTGGATCTGGTAAAAGTCAAATTTCACATGAATTGGCAGTAACTGTTCAGTTGCCCGAAGAACTTGGAGGACTTGATGGGGAATGTGTATTTGTCGATACCGAAAACACTTTCCGTCCAGAAAGAGTTAGACAAATTGCTGAAGGATTTGAATTGGATACTGAAGAAGTATTAAGCAGAATTCATGTTGCCCGTGCATTTAACTCCGCACACCAAATATTAATGGTTGATAAAATTAATGAACTTATTCAAAGTGGAGCTAATGTTAAATTAGTTATTGTGGATTCATTAATGGCTCATTTTAGAGCAGAATATGTTGGAAGGGAATCTTTAGCTGTAAGACAACAGAAATTAAATCAACATTTACATTCTCTTCAACAAATCGCAAATACTTACAATGTTGCAATATTTTTAACTAATCAAGTTCAAGCTAAACCTGATTCCTTTTTTGGAAGTCCTACCAAAGCTATTGGAGGACACGTTTTAGGCCATGCATCTACTTATAGAATATGGCTTAAAAAAGGATTGGCAGGAAAAAGAATTGCGCGTTTAGTGGATTCTCCTCATTTGCCTGAAGGGGAATGTGTATTTAAAATTACTAGCGAAGGTATCGTTAGTTAA
- a CDS encoding OB-fold nucleic acid binding domain-containing protein, with the protein MQEKILQEYEKVKDKLSKEEFLEEMENLKADNNGIDFIDDFGAAQMVVQNHNGVDTSIFENKVEESSNVMTEDLQERYDKVSDKLSQDEFFSRMEHFRQQESHNPFMTDVSLADMVVGELVDEKNEMISEKPEFNVNTIDKLEKGSRDVTVAGRIISISNKKSFKTRKGQSGKVCNVELKDSTGELKAVFWTQNIKLLDHVKEGDIIQIKNVDIKEGYSGLEANLRPRSTVVKLEEDSSKFPVYEEEITNIADIQADTKVNIIARIVRIPTIRSYEKNGKEGKVASLELQDSSGQISYTLWNKNVDLIDDLKLEDGDTIKILQAQARERANRDGESEINLTHWDGRIITGDFDVPEINIEYSPIGDLREKKDVSIKGIVSRLQDVKIFTRKTDNTEGKLRNFDVRDTTGEIRVTVWGDDTALPISKGDIVKIIGGDVRYDEYTQSQYSMNTNFNTQITINPENLSAEEFDELDNLRNELRPTKIGEIELMDDDGIEIDIVGRFLSLEDPREFERDSGDKGIVRSAMFADESGKVRLSLWDVKAQGDYEVGEAYRIENARTRLGMYNVDLNIGGSSRIIRLSEEEASSMFIPKLESLEKTLYDYISIDEVEEDEMDKIIIGRVIEIFDVRTFERDDGEGQVKNIEIADDTGSVVVVLWNDDANKEFELGQAIKLQNPRFRYNDRNNRVEANVSGATTILEPSESELEKLPSYEELMEIIFVPKSIESLLEDDTNVHITAQIKEVSSEKTILVKCPNCRASVEDSGDEFSCDNCGHVFDEPSYTLMIPTRIEDDTGEIQATFFDNLAEELIGMDKEKVVSLMEDGLGIEDKLEDLVGYTIEIIANVSFDEYAETNRLNPKKLLKKYY; encoded by the coding sequence ATGCAAGAAAAAATTTTACAAGAATACGAAAAAGTTAAAGATAAACTTTCTAAAGAAGAGTTCTTAGAAGAAATGGAAAATTTAAAAGCTGACAATAACGGCATTGATTTCATTGATGATTTTGGAGCTGCACAGATGGTAGTGCAAAATCACAACGGAGTTGATACATCAATATTTGAAAATAAAGTAGAAGAATCTTCCAATGTAATGACAGAAGATCTTCAAGAAAGATATGATAAGGTCAGCGATAAACTTTCCCAAGATGAATTCTTTTCTAGAATGGAACATTTTAGACAGCAAGAAAGTCATAACCCCTTTATGACAGATGTTAGTTTGGCCGACATGGTTGTTGGCGAACTAGTAGATGAAAAAAATGAAATGATTTCTGAAAAACCAGAATTTAATGTTAATACTATTGATAAACTTGAGAAGGGAAGCAGGGATGTCACTGTTGCAGGTAGAATAATCTCAATTTCAAACAAAAAATCATTTAAAACCCGAAAAGGTCAAAGTGGTAAAGTTTGCAATGTTGAGTTAAAGGACAGCACCGGTGAGTTAAAAGCAGTTTTTTGGACTCAAAATATTAAATTACTTGATCATGTTAAAGAAGGAGACATTATTCAAATTAAAAATGTAGATATCAAAGAGGGATATTCAGGCCTTGAGGCAAATTTAAGACCAAGATCAACGGTTGTTAAATTAGAAGAGGATTCTTCTAAATTCCCAGTATATGAAGAAGAAATTACAAACATTGCAGATATACAAGCAGATACGAAAGTCAATATCATTGCAAGAATCGTTAGAATTCCAACCATAAGAAGCTATGAGAAAAACGGAAAAGAAGGAAAAGTTGCATCTCTTGAATTACAAGACAGTTCAGGACAAATCTCTTATACATTATGGAATAAAAATGTTGACTTAATTGATGATTTAAAACTTGAAGATGGAGATACCATTAAAATTCTCCAAGCTCAGGCTCGTGAAAGGGCAAACAGAGATGGGGAATCTGAAATAAATTTAACTCACTGGGATGGCAGAATTATAACAGGCGACTTTGATGTGCCGGAAATTAATATAGAATACAGTCCTATTGGGGATTTAAGAGAAAAAAAAGATGTTTCAATTAAAGGTATCGTTTCAAGACTTCAGGATGTTAAAATTTTCACAAGAAAAACTGATAATACTGAAGGAAAATTAAGGAACTTCGATGTCCGGGACACCACCGGCGAAATAAGGGTAACAGTTTGGGGTGATGATACAGCTTTACCAATAAGCAAAGGAGACATTGTTAAAATCATTGGTGGGGATGTCCGTTATGATGAATACACTCAAAGCCAATACTCAATGAATACTAATTTCAATACTCAAATCACAATCAATCCTGAAAATTTATCTGCTGAAGAATTTGATGAATTGGACAATTTAAGAAATGAATTACGCCCAACCAAAATTGGTGAAATAGAACTAATGGATGATGACGGTATTGAAATTGATATTGTTGGAAGATTCCTGTCTCTTGAAGATCCTAGAGAATTTGAAAGAGATAGTGGAGATAAAGGAATTGTCCGTTCAGCAATGTTTGCTGATGAATCCGGCAAAGTAAGATTATCTTTATGGGATGTAAAAGCTCAAGGAGATTATGAGGTAGGTGAAGCTTACAGGATTGAAAATGCAAGAACTAGGCTTGGAATGTATAATGTAGATTTAAACATCGGCGGAAGTTCCAGAATCATCAGATTATCTGAAGAAGAAGCATCTTCCATGTTCATCCCTAAATTAGAATCATTGGAAAAAACACTTTATGACTACATCAGTATTGATGAAGTCGAAGAAGACGAAATGGATAAGATAATCATTGGTAGAGTAATAGAAATATTTGATGTACGCACCTTTGAAAGAGACGATGGTGAAGGACAGGTTAAAAATATAGAAATTGCTGATGATACCGGATCGGTTGTTGTTGTTCTATGGAATGATGATGCAAACAAAGAATTTGAATTAGGTCAAGCAATTAAATTGCAAAATCCTCGTTTCAGATATAATGATAGAAATAATCGTGTAGAAGCTAATGTATCTGGAGCCACTACTATTTTAGAGCCAAGTGAATCTGAATTAGAAAAATTACCTTCTTATGAAGAATTGATGGAAATTATTTTTGTTCCTAAATCTATCGAATCATTATTAGAAGATGATACTAATGTCCATATCACTGCTCAAATCAAAGAAGTCAGCAGTGAAAAAACAATACTTGTAAAATGTCCAAATTGCCGTGCAAGTGTTGAAGATTCTGGCGATGAATTTTCATGTGATAACTGTGGACATGTGTTTGATGAACCGAGTTATACTCTTATGATCCCTACAAGAATTGAAGACGACACTGGTGAAATCCAAGCTACTTTCTTTGATAATTTAGCTGAAGAACTTATTGGAATGGATAAAGAGAAAGTAGTTTCCCTTATGGAAGATGGATTGGGAATCGAAGATAAACTTGAAGATTTAGTGGGATATACAATTGAAATAATTGCTAATGTTAGCTTTGACGAATATGCTGAAACAAATAGGTTAAATCCTAAAAAACTCTTGAAAAAATATTATTAA
- a CDS encoding undecaprenyl-phosphate glucose phosphotransferase, producing the protein MIKENQRILNVILVFIDVLVISISLVCSLWLRFKTTLFGPIGGHLGFYSYALFLLLAIIPVYLILYFAFGLYKPRRTYKNIFSEATKLIKVNILAFITLVSILFIIHQPDFSRIMLFLLAIIATFFGIIERFIIRSILKNLRVHHRNLKHILIVGDNDLAFSFARKIRNNSYLGFVISGFLGRADHVGAEIEGSQIIGTFEDLDYILETNSYDRVVLAIPLKYYYKINELVESCEKVGIKAEIIPDYIRYFPAQPSIDMIEDIPIINIRYVPIDDDFNKFLKFMSDYVISIIAIIITSPIMIITAVAIKLTSPGPVIFKQERMGHNGKTFMMYKFRSMKVQDPSEEKSEWTTRDDPRKTKVGDIIRKTSIDELPQFFNVLKGEMSVVGPRPERPYFVEQFKETIPKYMVKHQVKPGLTGWAQIHGCRGDTSIKKRIEYDIEYVENWHMGLDLAIMIKTALKKNPNAY; encoded by the coding sequence ATGATAAAGGAGAATCAAAGAATATTAAACGTAATATTGGTTTTTATTGATGTTTTAGTGATATCCATATCGCTTGTGTGTTCACTTTGGTTAAGGTTTAAAACTACTTTATTCGGCCCGATTGGAGGTCATTTGGGCTTTTATAGCTACGCTTTATTTTTATTGTTGGCTATTATTCCGGTTTATCTGATTTTATACTTTGCATTTGGGTTATATAAACCTCGCAGAACTTATAAAAATATTTTCTCAGAAGCCACTAAACTTATTAAAGTTAATATCTTAGCATTCATCACTTTGGTTTCCATACTGTTTATTATACACCAACCTGATTTTTCAAGAATAATGCTATTTTTACTGGCGATTATAGCAACATTCTTTGGAATCATTGAAAGATTCATCATTAGGAGTATTTTAAAGAATTTAAGAGTTCATCATCGTAATTTAAAACATATCCTGATTGTGGGAGATAATGATTTAGCATTTTCATTTGCAAGAAAAATCAGGAACAATTCATATTTGGGATTTGTTATTAGCGGATTCTTGGGAAGGGCAGATCATGTTGGTGCGGAGATTGAAGGAAGTCAGATTATTGGAACATTTGAAGACTTAGACTATATACTTGAAACTAATAGTTATGATAGGGTTGTTTTAGCTATTCCTTTAAAATATTATTATAAGATTAATGAACTAGTGGAGAGCTGTGAAAAAGTAGGAATTAAGGCAGAGATTATTCCGGATTACATAAGATATTTCCCTGCTCAACCATCTATTGACATGATTGAGGATATTCCGATTATCAACATTCGCTATGTTCCCATTGACGATGATTTTAATAAATTTTTAAAATTCATGTCAGACTACGTTATCTCCATAATAGCAATTATTATTACATCACCTATAATGATTATTACAGCTGTTGCGATTAAACTTACCTCTCCTGGACCTGTCATATTTAAACAAGAGAGAATGGGGCATAATGGTAAAACTTTCATGATGTATAAATTCCGCAGCATGAAAGTGCAAGATCCAAGTGAGGAAAAATCTGAATGGACAACAAGAGACGATCCAAGAAAAACAAAAGTTGGAGACATCATTAGAAAAACCAGCATTGACGAATTGCCTCAGTTTTTCAATGTTTTAAAAGGTGAAATGAGTGTTGTGGGTCCAAGGCCTGAAAGGCCGTATTTTGTAGAGCAGTTCAAAGAAACAATTCCAAAATACATGGTCAAACACCAAGTAAAACCTGGTCTGACAGGTTGGGCTCAGATTCATGGTTGCCGTGGAGATACTTCCATCAAAAAGCGCATAGAATATGACATTGAGTATGTGGAAAATTGGCACATGGGTTTAGACCTGGCTATAATGATTAAAACAGCATTAAAGAAAAATCCTAATGCATATTAG
- a CDS encoding glycosyltransferase family 2 protein produces MDLSVVVVNYQTFELTKNTINSIMDYDYPFDLEIFVVDNASSDDSLARLQDYFSDKVKFIASAENNGFAAGNNQALRQANGKYQLLLNSDTIVWENTLENIYNYMEKHTDVGACGCRVLLENGDLDLACKRSFPNVKNSFFRLFHIPTKTSGDDYNLTNLPDDGVYEIDCLTGAFIFMRKSALDEVGLLDETFFMYGEDIDLCYRIKQAGWKIIYHGQSKITHLKGASSKKQKSKLIYEFYRAMYIYYKKHHANESFFMINWIVYLGIAFLCCLKLFLNLFKKKG; encoded by the coding sequence CAAACCTTTGAGCTAACAAAAAACACTATAAATTCTATTATGGATTATGACTATCCATTTGATTTAGAGATATTTGTAGTTGACAATGCATCTAGTGACGATAGCTTGGCTCGCCTGCAGGATTATTTTTCAGATAAGGTAAAATTCATTGCATCAGCTGAAAACAATGGTTTTGCAGCAGGAAACAATCAAGCTTTAAGACAAGCAAATGGCAAATATCAACTTCTGCTAAACTCAGACACAATTGTATGGGAAAATACGCTGGAAAATATCTATAATTACATGGAAAAGCACACTGATGTAGGTGCATGTGGCTGCAGGGTTCTTTTGGAAAATGGCGACCTTGACCTTGCATGCAAAAGGTCTTTTCCAAATGTCAAAAATTCATTTTTCAGGCTGTTTCATATTCCAACAAAAACAAGCGGCGATGACTATAATTTAACCAACCTTCCGGACGATGGAGTTTATGAAATCGATTGCCTTACAGGAGCATTTATCTTCATGAGAAAATCAGCTCTTGATGAGGTGGGTTTGCTTGATGAAACATTTTTCATGTATGGTGAGGACATTGACTTGTGTTATCGCATTAAGCAAGCTGGCTGGAAGATAATTTATCATGGCCAATCTAAAATCACCCATCTTAAGGGAGCAAGCAGCAAAAAACAGAAATCCAAATTAATTTATGAGTTTTACCGTGCAATGTATATTTATTATAAAAAACACCATGCTAATGAATCATTTTTCATGATTAATTGGATTGTTTATTTGGGAATTGCCTTTTTATGCTGTTTAAAACTTTTTCTAAATTTGTTTAAAAAGAAAGGTTAA